In Candidatus Zixiibacteriota bacterium, one DNA window encodes the following:
- a CDS encoding 4Fe-4S dicluster domain-containing protein translates to MSVAILTDITKCIGCFKCVTACKAEYGLKPDVPRKWQKDDGLSSRNWTSILEKPDKHYVRKQCRHCLEPACASVCPVGALQKTKEGAVVYDKDKCLGCRYCMMACPYGIPRYDWDEPVPYIRKCILCSDRIKKGQQPACTEACPKEATIFGERDQLIREAHRRIDENPGKYINRVWGEHEVGGTSVLYLSDIDLGFMAYNSDTLTTSLPTTTELAMHSVPFAFVGMGCVMYSLNWIIRRRQRLAEGEEEHKE, encoded by the coding sequence ATGAGCGTGGCGATCCTGACAGATATAACGAAGTGCATCGGATGCTTCAAGTGTGTAACTGCCTGCAAGGCTGAGTACGGACTGAAACCTGATGTGCCTCGCAAATGGCAGAAGGACGATGGGCTTTCGTCCCGAAACTGGACATCGATTCTGGAAAAACCGGACAAACATTACGTTCGCAAGCAATGCCGACACTGTCTTGAACCAGCTTGCGCATCTGTCTGTCCAGTCGGGGCTTTGCAAAAGACCAAAGAAGGCGCCGTTGTCTACGACAAAGATAAGTGTCTTGGTTGCCGCTACTGCATGATGGCATGTCCTTACGGGATACCTCGATATGATTGGGATGAACCGGTTCCATATATCCGCAAGTGCATCCTTTGCAGCGATAGAATCAAGAAAGGCCAGCAGCCCGCTTGCACCGAAGCCTGTCCGAAGGAAGCTACGATATTCGGAGAGAGAGATCAGTTGATCCGCGAAGCACACAGGCGAATCGACGAGAATCCGGGGAAGTATATCAATAGAGTTTGGGGAGAGCATGAAGTCGGCGGCACATCGGTTCTGTATCTCTCTGATATAGACCTTGGCTTCATGGCATATAACTCAGACACATTGACTACATCGCTTCCGACAACCACTGAACTCGCTATGCATTCGGTGCCGTTCGCATTCGTTGGCATGGGCTGCGTGATGTACTCCCTGAACTGGATCATCCGCCGCCGTCAACGACTTGCCGAGGGCGAAGAGGAGCACAAGGAATAG
- the hybB gene encoding Ni/Fe-hydrogenase cytochrome b subunit, translating into MDRVQSTKLVLWVITGLAAAVGVTRFVFGLGATTNLTDATPWGFWIGFDVMAGVALAGGGFVVTAIFYILRREEFHHLVRPAVLTAFLGYVAVIIGLMFDLGLPWNIWHMIIYWNPHSPLFEVGWCVMLYTTVLLLEFSPVPLEESSHYAMVRSFLMKFRFPLVLLGIMLSTLHQSSLGSLFLIMPFKLNPLWYSNVLPIQFFVSAIALGLMMVSLESLVSHWLYRRKPETHLVAKLSKAAVWVLSTYLGIKLIDMAISGELSTIFAGTWESNLFIFELLLSAIIPIVLFSIPRIRNTPAGQWIGSSMVVFGMILNRIDVGGLTMLGITGDSYFPSWMELSISLGVVSVAALAFLYAIEKFHIWEVRPKHPESDPHAEPIFGHTSEVWLGAPAVAARTKYSLALILSFAIGFALIPQHRTQGEGVVQVTAQKARGGTTLFIDGNRNGYGALFDHAGHADSLKPEVSCATCHHMNLPQDRESGCWECHKSMYSETRAFNHDWHGSPAGGNIACSVCHDVSADREATSAKKCKDCHIDLEPDGSSILVEDYVAGSYADVMHQQCLGCHKKKSTEIADKPDLALCPTCHRTSPPPHMKSDVGMGLAGEYSGSVVLPAPASESVEK; encoded by the coding sequence ATGGATAGAGTGCAGAGCACAAAGCTCGTTTTATGGGTGATTACCGGACTGGCAGCGGCTGTGGGGGTTACCAGATTCGTTTTTGGCTTAGGTGCCACAACCAATCTTACTGACGCTACGCCGTGGGGTTTCTGGATCGGATTCGACGTTATGGCAGGAGTGGCATTGGCGGGAGGCGGCTTTGTAGTAACTGCGATCTTCTACATACTACGCCGCGAAGAATTCCATCATCTGGTAAGACCGGCAGTCCTAACTGCATTCCTTGGATATGTGGCAGTGATTATCGGGCTGATGTTCGATCTTGGGCTGCCGTGGAACATCTGGCACATGATAATCTACTGGAATCCACACTCACCGCTGTTCGAGGTCGGTTGGTGCGTGATGCTTTACACCACTGTTCTACTCCTTGAATTCAGTCCTGTGCCGCTTGAGGAATCGAGTCACTATGCAATGGTGAGAAGTTTTCTCATGAAGTTCCGTTTTCCGCTGGTGCTCCTGGGAATCATGCTCTCGACGCTTCATCAATCTTCGCTCGGTTCACTCTTTTTGATTATGCCTTTCAAGCTCAATCCGCTCTGGTATTCCAACGTGCTTCCGATTCAGTTCTTCGTATCGGCAATTGCGCTCGGTCTGATGATGGTATCCCTTGAGAGTCTCGTATCTCATTGGTTGTATCGTCGGAAACCGGAGACGCATCTGGTTGCCAAGCTTTCGAAAGCGGCAGTGTGGGTGCTGTCGACATATCTCGGCATTAAACTAATCGACATGGCGATTTCGGGTGAGTTGTCGACGATATTCGCCGGCACATGGGAAAGCAATTTGTTCATCTTCGAATTGCTTCTCTCAGCCATAATCCCGATCGTGTTGTTTTCAATACCGCGCATTCGCAACACTCCTGCCGGGCAGTGGATCGGTTCCTCTATGGTGGTCTTCGGCATGATACTCAATCGTATCGATGTCGGCGGACTGACTATGCTTGGAATCACCGGCGATTCCTATTTCCCATCATGGATGGAGCTTTCTATCAGCCTCGGAGTCGTATCGGTGGCAGCATTGGCGTTTCTCTACGCAATCGAGAAGTTTCATATCTGGGAGGTGCGCCCAAAGCACCCAGAATCGGATCCACACGCTGAGCCGATATTCGGACACACTTCTGAAGTCTGGCTTGGGGCACCTGCTGTTGCTGCTCGAACAAAGTACTCTCTTGCTTTGATATTGAGCTTTGCTATCGGTTTCGCTCTAATTCCACAGCACAGAACTCAGGGAGAGGGCGTCGTGCAGGTTACCGCTCAGAAAGCTCGCGGAGGTACTACTCTTTTCATAGATGGCAATCGCAACGGTTACGGGGCGTTGTTCGATCATGCAGGGCATGCCGACAGCCTGAAGCCGGAAGTTTCGTGTGCAACCTGTCACCATATGAATTTGCCACAAGACAGGGAAAGCGGATGCTGGGAGTGTCACAAGAGCATGTACTCAGAGACGAGAGCGTTCAATCATGATTGGCATGGCTCTCCAGCAGGAGGAAACATCGCATGTAGTGTGTGTCATGATGTATCAGCCGACAGAGAAGCTACTTCGGCAAAGAAATGTAAGGATTGTCACATTGATCTTGAGCCGGACGGGTCGAGTATCTTAGTTGAAGACTATGTCGCTGGTTCCTACGCCGATGTTATGCACCAGCAGTGTCTCGGATGTCACAAAAAGAAGAGTACGGAAATCGCCGATAAACCGGATCTGGCACTTTGTCCTAC